A window of Candidatus Methylomirabilota bacterium contains these coding sequences:
- a CDS encoding aquaporin has translation MAVVFPLLTQRSIAAVVGSGIMGSRLAAGQQALALLANTIATGAALIALILAFGPISGAHFNPAVTLADAWRGGFPWRDAPAYIAAQVVGAFA, from the coding sequence ATGGCAGTAGTGTTTCCATTACTTACGCAAAGGTCAATAGCAGCGGTGGTCGGTTCCGGCATCATGGGCAGCCGCCTCGCCGCCGGCCAGCAGGCCCTCGCCCTGCTGGCGAACACGATCGCGACCGGCGCGGCCCTCATCGCCCTGATCCTGGCGTTCGGGCCGATCTCGGGCGCGCACTTCAACCCGGCGGTGACGCTCGCCGATGCCTGGCGCGGCGGATTTCCATGGCGTGACGCGCCTGCGTATATCGCGGCGCAGGTCGTGGGCGCCTTCGCGG